ATGAAAGGTAATTAGGCTCGCTTATTCGTCCGTTTTGCAGGGtgctgtatgtgtttgtgtacgCCCGAGCCCTTATGTGTTATGGTATAAACGAGCATCTGCGTGTGAAGGTTAATTAATTCCCAGGACGGAGGCGCACATAAACATCTCTTTCAGAACAACAGGGTTTTGGGATTGGGGGATTCAAGGTGCCGGAACGTGCAGGCTGCATGCAGAGACCTCAGCCGGTTGCCAAGGGCGATGTTTCCACGACAGCAAGGTGgagtctgactttttttttctcttttttttttctccctgttcACCTTGAGAGCCAGAAACTTGAAGAAGAGCGCGTTTTTTGCTTATTGGAGATTCCCCAAAGGTTCCATTTTATTCCAGCTTTCTGACTGCAAgactttctgtttctgatcaGCAATTCCTGATTGGGATGTGAAGCGAGGACAACATCCAGTGCATTTTACTTAAACTGTTTAAGTTTTACACTCTCAAACCTGTGTGAATGGCTTGTGGGAAGTACACAGTTTGATGCTTGTGGGAAAACTGTTTGGGACTGAGCTGGGATCTTTGGAGATCAGGtggaaaacaacaatggagATGGGCTGTTAGCTCCTTTGCTGCATGCCTACAGGTTCGTTAAATTTACATCTGCTCTGGGATTTCACACCGTCAAGCCCAAGATGTCCCAAAGCTTCTTCAGGGACAGAATTATAACCTTTACTGACTAACTGTTGCTTTACACcggtggtctccaatcctggtcctcgagggccactatgctccaacaaacctgatttgaatcaatggggaaataacaggcttctgtagaacatgaagaggtaatttaaccactaaatcaggtgtgttggagcaaggggacgagtaacacatgcaggatagtggccctcaaggaccaggattggagacccctgctttacaaaaaaaaaaaaaaaagaactaaaactaGCATCTGTTAGTGTAATAGCATATATTTTCAGTTCGTGTAGAGATCAAGCAGTGGCTTTTTACACCGTAAAGTtggaaaaccttaaaaaataaccTTGGAGTCTTTGAATCAGCCTGTCTGAGACAAGATCACCatattttgggggaaaaaaaataaagtgcacCTGTTCTGAAAGAGGAGTCGTTTTGAAAACAAGACTTGAGCGCCATCTTCTGACCAAACAGAGAAATCTGTAATTTCTCTGTTGCTTCTCGTTTATAAAGCACGTGTATTATAGTGAAAGGATCTTCAAAGccataaaagaagaagagtgcTGAGGGAGTAAGGTGGTTTAGGTAGTTCctatattgtgtaaaatgtaaacaaagtgtaatgatttgtaaacatttttttttttttttgcattgatggtgcatttccagatgtgtaagctgcccacgCCATAGGCagctaatgcacccccatactaTCAGAGAGGCCAGCTTTTAAACTGCGCTGATAATAGGCTGGGTGGTCCCTCTCCTTTTTCAGTACGGAGGACGCGGCGTCTGTAATTTCCATAAAGAATTTCcgtttttgatttgtctgaccacagaacagttctaCAGAGCTTTAACCTAGATGTATGAACTGTAGAGAAAAAGTGTTCCCAATTTTCCaatgaggaacattattctgacaTTGTTTTAATCGTTTCAGACACAGTTATTCACGGgttggtgaacctctgcctatctttacttctgagagatcaGGACTGtcttaaatgcttttttttttaaatccagtccTTCATCTGACCTGGGTTTGTTGCTATTTCCTTTGCGAAATGCCCTTCCAGATGTCTTTTATTTGCACCATTTACTTTTAAAGCCTTTGGCCGCCCttgttccagctttttttttagatgttttgcttccatcaaattcaaaattacttccCCCAccccataaaaaacaaaaaaacattgcaatTTCTTACTTTATTCACTGTCAATTATTTCAGAAATGTTGTACATAACAGTACAAACCGAAACATCATGAAGCACTTGGCACTGCACTTGTTTTAAGGAGGAAACGTCTGTCTGCCAAGTTTCACCTGTAAGATTTACCTTGCAGGCTctcatttttattgctgtcaagATAAGCGTTTCTTCACAAGCGTCACTGAGCACTAacgctttttgtttttttttttggtcttatgATACTTTAACCTCCAAACATCTTCACGGGGATTCAGCTTGTCCCAGATCTCCCAGCGTGTAACTGTGCAGGAATGTTAACAAGCAGAAATTCTGCCGATGGAGTGAAGCGGACATCCATACAGCCGTCACTCGAGCGTGAAGTGGCAACGCGAGTCTCGTTCCGAGgtgtgagaaagaaaagagtgaTTCCAGCTTCAAAATGCTTAAACTACAAGATGGTCTCTTCGATGGgaagagggtaaaaaaaacaaagtcagactGTGTGAATGTTGTCAGAAGTGGCCGCCCTGCTGTGCTCAGCTGCTTCTGCTACACCCTGACCCTTTTGTCCTCTGAGCCCAAAGGCCCTCCATCAAGCTGTACACACACGCCCTGGAACAAACAGTGCAGTCCCGGATGTTTTTGATTCGTTAAACTGCTTTAATTTGGAGCCGAAGCTTGGAAGGGGGCTGGCTTGGGTCTGCGCAAGCTGGGCggatgagaaagaaaaatacgAGTCAGAAAAAGGCggaacagtgtgtgtgtgtgtgtgtgtgtgtgggggggtgcaAGCTGGAACCTGTGCTGCTTACCTAGAACTAAGTTTTGAGCTACACTCTTTCTGTCGGACTTGGAGCCACCAGAAGAAATGAAGAGGGCACGGATGAAGGACGGGCAAGATAACAGGAAGACGGATGGGGAGGTGGTGCACCTTCGGCGGGAGATCGGGCTGCTGCCTGCTGTGTCCTTCATCATCGGAACAGTGGTGGGCAGCGGGATCTTCATCGCCCCGAAGGGAGTCCTATTGAACAGCGGCAGCGTGGGGCTGTCTCTGCTGGTGTGGGCGATGTCTGGCGTCCTCTCCTTGTTCGGTAGGACGgcatatttgatttttttttaggctttcaGGAATTTTTGAATACATCTAAGGGCTTTGTTGAGTCAAATATATTCCCCTCTTAGGGGCCCTCTGCTATGCTGAACTGGGCACCAGTTTTACAAAGTCTGGGGGTCACTACACTTACCTGCTGGAGACACTGGGGCCCGTCCCTGCTTTCCTCAGACTCTGGGTGGAGTTTTTATTCATAAGGTAGACCTTATTGAGCGACTCTACAGGTGTGAACCTATGTCAATTAGAAACCCTAAAGGCTGTTTCTCCAATTTCAGACCAGCTGCTTCTTCTTACGTTTCCCTGGCTTTCGGACGTTACGTCGTGGAGCCCTTCTTCGCACCCTGCGCTGCTCCCACGGCCCTAGTCAAACTCGTCAGTGTCCTCGGAGTGAGTGAGTGGTTTGACGCATTCCGCCACAAGACATGCAGTCGCCAAGAGTCCTCGGCGGGTCTCTCTCTCTGAGCGCTCATTTTGGTCTCTCCGTAGCATTCGTGGTTGCAGTCAACTGCTGGAGCGTCAGAATGGCCTCTCGTACTCAGGTCACCTTAACCTTTGTCAAGATGTTTGCGTTGATCCTCATAATCATCCCAGGCGTCATCGCGTTGGCCAAAGGTAGGAAGATCTGCTTCGGAATAAATGCACTGCGCCGTATCCACTTTCCTCTGTCGTGTTTGTGTCCTTTGTAGGGAAAACGGAGAATTTCCAGAATGGCTTTGAGGTGGGCTCCATAACGCTGGATCGGTTGCCGCTGGCCTTCTACAACGGCCTGTACGCTTATGGCGGATGGTAAGCGAGCACAGCACAGATCTTATTGTAAAATCTACTTGcgtctacatttttttttcccttttcctttCAGGTTTTATCTGAACTTTGTCACAGAGGAGGTCATAAACCCAAACAGGTATTTTCTTCACGCGACATTTGCCCCAAATCAGTCGAATGTGGAAAACCAAGTTGCCTCTCAAAAGGTTGTCTCCTCATGTGCATTTCTGATCAGAACGATCCCGCTGGCGATCATCTTCTCCATGGTGACAGTGACGGTCCTTTACGTGCTCATTAATGTGGCTTACTACGCCATAATGACGCCTGCTGAGCTGTTGCTGTCTGACGCGGTGGCTGTGGTCAGTTCTTCAGCGGATGACTGTCtactaagaaagaaaaacaagaagggaAAAACACGACTGATCTGTTCGTTTTGCCTGCAGACGTTTGCCAGCCGAGCTCTCCAGGGCGTGGCCCCCGTGATCCCCGTTCTCGTCGCCTTATCTTGCCTCGGAGCCCTGAACGGCGGCTTCTTCGGCTCCCCCAGGTAGTTTCCAAAGAGAACGGTTGTTATTGTCATTCTTATCAGCGTGTGATTGACTCGAGTctcgtttttcttttctttttaatgtcagGATGCTGTTTGTGGGTGCCAGGGAGGGCCACTGGCCACCAATTTTTTCCATGATTCATATCCGCAGACAGACACCTTTACCTGCTGTTCTTTTCATGGTAAGTCCAGAGGCAACACATAATACAGCTCAGCACGTTCTGTACCCGATACTAACCTGGTACTGGTACTTATCTGGTAAGTACCGTACCAGGAACATAGCCTGTAAGTACAGGGTAGCGAGTCGCTTCATAATACAGCACGgtcagtgacgtgcggtgaggttcatggctggcgaggcactgactcctttagagtcagatttacaaatatataaaaagggaagcttattcaattggctactggttatttcatatctcatcagcgttcttcacacacacacacacactctgtctcTCATACgtattaaagataagataagaaaaaacgttacaattaacattttgtcagttcgatggagcaaaacacaaaagttaatGGCTTGtggcagtgcacgtgactcaccctgtgccttttcacagcagttttatgtcactaacaaacattaaacgtaaatggttaaagactttagccagactgtggaaaatcaggaatataaaccattatattggcgacttGCAGCGATATGGCAACAGGCACGGGCCAatgcatgtatcaacccagtttgtgatggattgcgtaatcagaggtgaggtgaggctcgttgctgccgcacctcgcgcTTCACCCttgttttttaacaggaaatatgcaatttcagcgattttgactataaaaatgcgattttaactataaaaatgttcgaaaattagtcacacataaagatcagtgaacaaatattaatatatcttttttttttcttgtcatgatgcctcccctgaccgcacgtccctggtaTCAGGTTCGTAACCAGTACAGGTTTTTAATCTTTGGGAAGAACTTACGGTAGAAATACATAATACAACCTGGTACTTACCTTCCTGAAGATTATAGACCTGTCATCTAGACAAGTTAATGGAAAAATGTACGGAAATCAAccaacatttgatttaaaatgttgttagacaaaaataatagtaatattcACGAGCCTTACATCCCGTAACATGTAAAGTTTAagaagtttaaatttatttttctattcttttttttttaaagaaaacagttgtCCTTTGTTATGCCCAAAAGGGGCACACTGCTGCCACATTTATGTCCGTGCTGTTTATACGCCTGCTTCTTCGCAACATGGAGAAGCCTTGGATACGGCCTGTTACCGAGCTCTGCGCTTCATCACAAACCCGAAAGCCCTTCCTCGCCACTGAGTGTTGCATCCTCGGCTCGATTTATCACCTTTGTGCTCCTTGTCGGCTCGGACGTTTGAAGCCCTTGCCTCATTTTCCTAAAGACTAACCCCTTTAAACTGGAGCGAGAGCCCAGCGCAGTAACTGAAGCTGTATTGTCTGTTCCCAGTACCCCTTGGTGGTGCTGATGTTAATCTCTGGCGAAATCTACCAGCTCATCAACTTTGCCTCCTTCTCTCGCTGGTTCTTCATCGCCTTGGCAACCTTGGGCATGCTCGTCCATCGATACCGTTTCCCCCATCACCCTAGGCCTTTCAAGGTGAACACATTCCCTCTGTTTTGTCTCTCTTGAGCTGCGCAGCAGATTTCCCCTCTGCAGACTAATCTGATTTCACCCAAAGGTGCCCCTGGCTATCGCGGTCACCTTCACGGTGGTTTGCTTCTTCATCGTGGGCCTCTCTCTGTACTCGGACCCCTGGAACACAGGGCAGAGCTGCGCCCTCACTCTGACCGGGCTGCCAGTGTACTACGTGACCATCTACCGCTTTCGGCTGCCCCGCAGGTTCAGACACGTCTTCAGTAAGTTGCGCCATaagtcattctgtgttttccAGGGGATGGGAAATGTTGCTTTGCATGTGTTTCAACTGAAAAGACTCGGGCTCATTTAGGGATAAAACCATAACAACCCTAACATGGGAGAAAGTGCGacacctgctgtttgtttagaAGTCTTGAATTGGACTAAATATAATCGGTAAGTGGGGTAAAACTGACCAAGAGTGAAGCTTAAACTGaagctaattttgttttaattaacttCAACTCTGAGGTTGGGTGTTTGAGTTTGATTGGCTTTgagaaagttaaataaaaacaccttaaTTAATGAAGAATACTGATTTTGTTTCCCCAGACTACTGTAGCAAGCAGCTGCAGATCCTTCTAGAAGTGGCGCAACAGGAAGTCCAGACATACTGAAGACTTCATGGACACCATCTTGAATCGGTTCTGGGAAACTTATAAAGTGAACTAGTTGGAAgcattatatttttatactaaacatattttttagaataaacTCCAACTATAGTTTCAGCTGTGGTTGTAAAGAGGAATTTTGAAAACAGTCCAAATTGTAAACCTCTCAGTTTATCTGAAACACACATTCCAACAAAACCATCACTGATTCTgcacttttttcccttttctgaTGTTTTCATCCACCTTTATATAAGAAAACGTACATAAATGTCAGTGTATCATCAAAGAAATCTGTCTGCCATCGGGAAACTAGAATAATGTGTGATTTGCAATTAAAAAGCTTGTGATGTCTGAActgttttagtcaaaattaTGCTAAAATAGATTTCCCCCccaactaaatttaaaatgccTGTTCAGGGCCAACCTTCAGTATGTTCAGTTCCAGGTTTAATCCCATGAATTCCTATAGAAAGATTTCTACTTCGAATATTTCTTGAATTTTGCAACTTTGTATGTATGTGTTAACaagaagtatttttaaaaccaaactaaaagtCTTACTGTGtaaaaagttgctgtttttcttaaatccatgaatatacagtatttttttcaaaagtattATAACTTTCATTGCTCTACAAGAACTAATAAAGACGTTGAAAATCCCAAACCGTCTATAAATTatcttctttatttaaacaagtgtTCGCCAGATACATCACACCTCACTATTTACATCAGTGAAAGGACTTAGTGAAGTCATGATGTTTTACGAGGAAACGGAGACATTTATTGTCGTTTTAGAAACACTGAACTCAGAAAAAGGACACCTCGGAACCGCCGCTTTCCCTCCCCCCACCATGTTAGGCGCCGATCAGAAACAGAACTTATTGCGCGGGGCCCGTGCGCGGTTTCAGTTTGCCTTCGGAAAAACGATGCCGCGAAAACCACAAAAACGTTCCGCGTTTTCTTCTCTGAGGTTTTAAAAACGAGCAGCTGACGTAAAGTCCCTTGCAACGGAGGTGACACTCTGGGaacatttataaacacacaaacggGCGACAGTTCTACATTTAACAGACACAGTCCTATTGCTGTTAGTGCTACTGGAAGTACTTCGCTATTGCTAGCCTACGCCGGTTCGCAGACGCCTCTTTGCTATATAATCCGAAAGCTGCTTTCCCGGTTTTCGGAtggaaaatgtaaattataTATTAATATGTGCAAATCAACTTAtgcatacattttaaatatttctcttcTCATGCGGTTCCTGTGAGCGACAGGTATGCCACGAGGACGAACACAAAGTTTTTCCGCGTGAAAGGAATTTCCTCCAGTCCAAATGTACAGAAAAGGAGGTGGGTGTAAATGCGAGGAAACGTCCAATCACAGGTGAACAGCCTCTCCCCCTcttatttatcaaaacaattTCACTGCGCTTGGCGACCAGAAACGATTAACAGAAGGCAAAGCAGATGCTAAACTAAATCCAAGCCTAAATGAGTTTTGTATAACGTGTCAAAGATGTAGATTCTCCtgcattaaaatcaaattcttaAGCTAAACAGCGAAACGtggctgtttttcctgttttgcaaTTTAAATCTCATATTAGACTTTTATGAATTCAGAATATGCATATTATTTAATATCTAATATGTACTAAagagaaaattataaaaaacaaagtctaaGCATTTAGAGAGTTGTAACTCTTTCAGGTTGTTGTGCTTTATCAAATAGAATGATGAAAAAACTAACTTTACGCCGTCTTGTTTAGTGATCCTTCTGAACGCAGCTATCTGCTCCCGACGAGTATCTTCAATGTGGatagttttcattttcaggaaACAGTGCATAAATAGATCAGCATCTGCTTTGCTGATTCAGAGTGCATGCAGCTTCTCTTGTGTAGTGCTTTCTAAAAATCCGAGGCCCAACGGCGCCGCGCGGCTCAAAACTGACCGATGAACTCGGACCAACTGATGTTGGCTGTGCCGAGGTCCTCGCCGTCCAGGCCCGTGAAGCTGATGTCCACCAGAATCTTGCTCAGGCTGTCGTTCATGGTGTCCAGGACGAGGCCCTCCGTGACCGAGCGGTTCGGCGGCGGCGAGGCGCCCCCCGCCTGCAGCAGCCCCCTGGAGCAGCCGCTCCGCATGTGTTCGATGGACGGCTCTCTGGCTCGGGGGGCCCTGGGGGGAGCGTTCGCCAGCAGCTCCCTGGGGGAGCTGAACAGGGGGAGGTCTTTGAACGGggtgctgctgaagctgaaggtGGTGTAGTCGTTCTGAGGCGTGACTGTAGGACCGCCCGGTGTGCGGATGGGGCTGAAGTCCAGGACGTTTTGGCTCCGCTTGCCCACAGGCGTCACTTTCCACGGCTCGGTCACAACACTCGGAGTGGGCTTGCTTGGGGTGGAAGAGGTCAAGAGGCCGCTGCTTTTTATGGGGGTCTTAAAGGAGAACTCCCGGTCGGGGCTGTCCTGTCCCTGGTGGGGCTGATTGAGCTCGGCATCTCGGGCGTCCTGGAACGTCGAGGCATCAAAAGCTATGCCCGAGTCAAAGAAGGTATTATCAGGACACAGGAGAATGGGCTCCTCGTGCAGGGAGTTGAGGCGCTGTTTGCGACGAGACCTGCTGGCTTGTTTCTTTGGAGGGGCTTTGGGAGTCTCACTTTTGACCGAAACGTCTATCGGTTCCTGCTTCATCTCCACGTTTAGGCTGTTGTTCCTCAGGTGAGATCTAACCACAGCCGGGAGGTCACTTTGCGCCACCTGTCAGACAGACAACAACTACCTTTAAAAAACTCACCAGCATCAAACTCAACTCTGCAAAcagaagcttgtttttgttaacGATTCGACACTCGGCTCCTCAAACGGGAAGCGACAGTTCCGCAGAGTGGCGCTTTTACCTTCGGGGCTATGCGGACTCTCTTGGCTGTTCGAAAAGAGCTCTGCTTCCGCTTGGGGCCAATGGAGGCAGACGAGGATGGCAGATACACGGAGGGGGCGACGGGGAGCTGGATGGGAACCAAGTAGGATTCGGTCCGAGGAAGAAGAggtttcatttttctctctgcaCGCAGAAGAAACACGGACACAGGGTGTGACCGGCGGCCACGCAAACTAGGTTTCTAATAGTTCAACGCACCTAAAAGTCTGTTTCCTAACTTTAGGTCTTAACTCACCGGAGCCTGTGGGCATTTTACTTGCAATTGGAGTCATCCTCTTTTGTTGacgtgaaagaaaaaaaaaagatatcttTAGAATCTAGCCTCACTTTGCTCACATTTCTGTCAACACTTTGCTAGCACATTAATGAACATTAGATCTATTTAACAGGTAGATCCATCCACTGCGAGACAAGACGTGTGCTCTTAAAGCACACCAGTCTTTGAGCTCAGCCACGTATCGCCTCCTCCTGCAACAAAAAGCTCTCAGATCTCCAGGTTCCAAAAGAAGTTATTGAACATGTGTGTGAAACTGACGTGCTTTGCCTTTTCTGCTTCCCGCTGCCCGGctgcaaactgaaacaaaaggcAAATCAGCCCTACTTGGTGGGGACATGAAAGCATTGGCGCACGAGCGGCGGCACTCACCGGATCACAAAAAGGCTACAGAAAAGGACGTAGAGTGGGAAATTATGAAAGAGGATTAATTATAGCAGTCAAATGGCAAAAGGTGGTCATGATAAGCGTGCAAATAATGGCAGGGAAGATGGTCCCTACAGATATCTTTACAAAGTGATGAGAACTATGGAAGGGAAAAAGCTTTATTGACAAGAAAAAGTATTGAAAAACATCTTTCACGGGTTTACACGCTCACCTTGTACACCTGATCATAAGTGAGGCATCGATTGACCTCGGGTCGGATGGTCCAGAATGAGATTTTACTGTCAGGCGATGTCTCGCGAAGGAACATGTCGTGCAGAGACAGGTTGTGGCGTATGGAGTTCTGCAAACGAGCAAAGTAGAGACTCTATTCCGTCATCTGCTGCCTGCACCAACGTGTTCAAGATCTACCGTGCTGCGTCGGTTTGAGATCACCTTCCATCCTGGTTTGGCCACCTGCCGATAGTAGGGAAAATGGTCCTCGATCCATGTGTAAATTTCTTTCAGCGTCATCCTCCTGCTCTTGCTGCTGTTGATGGCGAACTGGATCATGGCCATGTAGGAGTATGGAGGCCTCTCTGCCATGGGGTGCCGGGCAACTTCTGCGTTAGTGTACTTAGCAGATTcctataaacacacacacacacacagagttgtgACAACTATTTATAGAAAGTCTATACAAGCAAAAGTTGCACACATCCTAATATGCTGTATTATCAAGCATGAGAAATTATCTCCTTGTGGACATTTGTACTCTCTTCGTGGagttcaaataaaatcagtccTATCAATTAACCAAACCCTCCATGCATTGCTTAATTTCCAgtctaacaacaaaaaattcaaTCTGATTACAAAACCTAATATTGTGAATTCCATCGTCAGCTTTCGGGGACATGTTTAAGATCAAAACTTTTAATCGCACAAATATTGTGTATggtgggaaaaataaataaacaaaatcagacaGAGGAAACAAGACTGACCTGTTTATTCTGGGATGTTTTAATCTGGTTCTCCTGGTCCTGCTTTACAGTGTCCTGCTCTAAGGCACATGAGCTCATTCTGCCCAGCCACTGGATGTTGGTGAGGCTGTCATCTAAAGGCCTGCAACTGGCATCTTTATTCActgggaaaggaaaaaaacaaacaaaaacaaaatcaacaacaatGCTTAAATGTCAAACTAAAGGTGGAATACAAATTGCAGATATTAATGAAGATAAATATGCCATACTAGATTTATTTCCAGAGACAGGTTTGGCATCAGGGGAGCTGAGTTTGCTTTCTGCATCCGCTGGTTGTCCAGCTGTGCTGCTCGGAGGAACCGATTCTTCTTTCACAGACGCCTGAGAAAAAGATCCATTGTCCTGGCTCCCGCTCAGGAGGATGAACTTGTTTGGGCCGTGGACGCCGCACTCTTTGCCTTTAGCAGTGAGGGCACCGATGACGCTTTGCAGATCTGCCTCCTTGGGGACGACAACCACCTGCGTGCCGGAAATGGAAGGGTGATCCATGATGCGGACGCCGTCGGGGAAGCCCTGACTGGCAGCTGGCTTCGAGGGCTCTTTGGAGCCACCGGACGAAGCTGGCGCCGGCTCATTTGGCGGAAAAggaagttttcttcttttcaggaTCAGGGGTCTCCTTGGACTCCGTCTCATGGTCAGATCACTGAGATGCCCATTTAAGTTTACTGGTATGCTGcgccaaaaaaagaagaaaaaaagtgacacaaacaatgacaaataaatgaatctgAACAAGCATTGCTTGACAGTTTTAGGAAACAAACTATACTTTTCGTTTTACCTTGCGTGTATCATTGCAGCCACCC
The DNA window shown above is from Kryptolebias marmoratus isolate JLee-2015 linkage group LG18, ASM164957v2, whole genome shotgun sequence and carries:
- the si:ch73-352p4.8 gene encoding cystine/glutamate transporter isoform X2 — translated: MKRARMKDGQDNRKTDGEVVHLRREIGLLPAVSFIIGTVVGSGIFIAPKGVLLNSGSVGLSLLVWAMSGVLSLFGALCYAELGTSFTKSGGHYTYLLETLGPVPAFLRLWVEFLFIRPAASSYVSLAFGRYVVEPFFAPCAAPTALVKLVSVLGVTFVVAVNCWSVRMASRTQVTLTFVKMFALILIIIPGVIALAKGKTENFQNGFEVGSITLDRLPLAFYNGLYAYGGWFYLNFVTEEVINPNRTIPLAIIFSMVTVTVLYVLINVAYYAIMTPAELLLSDAVAVTFASRALQGVAPVIPVLVALSCLGALNGGFFGSPRMLFVGAREGHWPPIFSMIHIRRQTPLPAVLFMYPLVVLMLISGEIYQLINFASFSRWFFIALATLGMLVHRYRFPHHPRPFKVPLAIAVTFTVVCFFIVGLSLYSDPWNTGQSCALTLTGLPVYYVTIYRFRLPRRFRHVFNYCSKQLQILLEVAQQEVQTY
- the si:ch73-352p4.8 gene encoding cystine/glutamate transporter isoform X1: MKRARMKDGQDNRKTDGEVVHLRREIGLLPAVSFIIGTVVGSGIFIAPKGVLLNSGSVGLSLLVWAMSGVLSLFGALCYAELGTSFTKSGGHYTYLLETLGPVPAFLRLWVEFLFIRPAASSYVSLAFGRYVVEPFFAPCAAPTALVKLVSVLGVTFVVAVNCWSVRMASRTQVTLTFVKMFALILIIIPGVIALAKGKTENFQNGFEVGSITLDRLPLAFYNGLYAYGGWFYLNFVTEEVINPNRYFLHATFAPNQSNVENQVASQKVVSSCAFLIRTIPLAIIFSMVTVTVLYVLINVAYYAIMTPAELLLSDAVAVTFASRALQGVAPVIPVLVALSCLGALNGGFFGSPRMLFVGAREGHWPPIFSMIHIRRQTPLPAVLFMYPLVVLMLISGEIYQLINFASFSRWFFIALATLGMLVHRYRFPHHPRPFKVPLAIAVTFTVVCFFIVGLSLYSDPWNTGQSCALTLTGLPVYYVTIYRFRLPRRFRHVFNYCSKQLQILLEVAQQEVQTY
- the foxm1 gene encoding forkhead box protein M1 isoform X2, yielding MRRSPRRPLILKRRKLPFPPNEPAPASSGGSKEPSKPAASQGFPDGVRIMDHPSISGTQVVVVPKEADLQSVIGALTAKGKECGVHGPNKFILLSGSQDNGSFSQASVKEESVPPSSTAGQPADAESKLSSPDAKPVSGNKSMNKDASCRPLDDSLTNIQWLGRMSSCALEQDTVKQDQENQIKTSQNKQESAKYTNAEVARHPMAERPPYSYMAMIQFAINSSKSRRMTLKEIYTWIEDHFPYYRQVAKPGWKNSIRHNLSLHDMFLRETSPDSKISFWTIRPEVNRCLTYDQVYKRMTPIASKMPTGSERKMKPLLPRTESYLVPIQLPVAPSVYLPSSSASIGPKRKQSSFRTAKRVRIAPKVAQSDLPAVVRSHLRNNSLNVEMKQEPIDVSVKSETPKAPPKKQASRSRRKQRLNSLHEEPILLCPDNTFFDSGIAFDASTFQDARDAELNQPHQGQDSPDREFSFKTPIKSSGLLTSSTPSKPTPSVVTEPWKVTPVGKRSQNVLDFSPIRTPGGPTVTPQNDYTTFSFSSTPFKDLPLFSSPRELLANAPPRAPRAREPSIEHMRSGCSRGLLQAGGASPPPNRSVTEGLVLDTMNDSLSKILVDISFTGLDGEDLGTANISWSEFIGQF
- the foxm1 gene encoding forkhead box protein M1 isoform X1: MIHASIPVNLNGHLSDLTMRRSPRRPLILKRRKLPFPPNEPAPASSGGSKEPSKPAASQGFPDGVRIMDHPSISGTQVVVVPKEADLQSVIGALTAKGKECGVHGPNKFILLSGSQDNGSFSQASVKEESVPPSSTAGQPADAESKLSSPDAKPVSGNKSMNKDASCRPLDDSLTNIQWLGRMSSCALEQDTVKQDQENQIKTSQNKQESAKYTNAEVARHPMAERPPYSYMAMIQFAINSSKSRRMTLKEIYTWIEDHFPYYRQVAKPGWKNSIRHNLSLHDMFLRETSPDSKISFWTIRPEVNRCLTYDQVYKRMTPIASKMPTGSERKMKPLLPRTESYLVPIQLPVAPSVYLPSSSASIGPKRKQSSFRTAKRVRIAPKVAQSDLPAVVRSHLRNNSLNVEMKQEPIDVSVKSETPKAPPKKQASRSRRKQRLNSLHEEPILLCPDNTFFDSGIAFDASTFQDARDAELNQPHQGQDSPDREFSFKTPIKSSGLLTSSTPSKPTPSVVTEPWKVTPVGKRSQNVLDFSPIRTPGGPTVTPQNDYTTFSFSSTPFKDLPLFSSPRELLANAPPRAPRAREPSIEHMRSGCSRGLLQAGGASPPPNRSVTEGLVLDTMNDSLSKILVDISFTGLDGEDLGTANISWSEFIGQF